In Thermobaculum terrenum ATCC BAA-798, the DNA window GCCAACTCCCACAGCCCAGTTAGAGAAGGCACATGTTGGCCATCGTCCACTCGCACCTTCATGCGTATAGCATGATTGAGAGGGATACTATATAGATGGTATACAACATCAAATCTCGGCGTTCTGCCCAGCCAGTCCACTGCAGTCACATCAACCAAGTAGTTGAACTGCATGGCCGGGTTATCACGAAGCGTGCGAGCTATATCTATGAGCCTATCCACAGGAACAACTATGGTAGTTTCCCCTCGAAAGACGGTAACTTCTTCTATAGCTCCAGGAATTATTTCCTGAAGAGTATTGATTATCGGTAGAGGCTGCTCATTATTACCTTGCTTATCTTGTGGGTTGGAGCTTGGGTTCTGGGTCAATGGGAGCCTCCTTCACCTGTCTGTCACCACGCTGGATCATACCTTGAAGCTGGAGTATACCGTAGAACAAAGCCTCAGGCACCGGTGGGCAACCCGGGACATAAACATCTACCGGGACTACCTTATCCACACCCTGCAAATGACTATAGGTAGGATATGGTCCACCGGCACTTGCACAACTACCCATGGATATTACCCACTTAGGATCAGGCATCTGATCGTAAAGCCTACGCAAAACAGGGGCCATCTTTAAGGTAACAGAGCCCGCTACTATCATTAGATCTGACTGCCTTGGAGATGGCCTGAATAACATCCCAGACCTTTCCATAACATCATAGTTAGCAGCACTTGCGGACATCATCTCTATGGCGCAACACGCAAGACCAAAAGTCATAGGCCAAAGCGAGCTCTTACGTGCCCAGCCAAAGATGGCTCTCTGGGTGGCCTCCAACAAGTTACCTCTTTTGTTTCCATTCCTAGTATTTACGACCATTCCAAAGCCCCCTTTCGCCACGCATAGGCATAGGCTATGATTAGCAATACTATGAACAGCAACATCTCTACCAAGCCGTACAGGCCTATGCGATCGTAGACCACTGCCCATGGATATAGAAAGATAGCCTCTATATCAAATAGCACGAACAACATCGCGACGGTGTAATACCTTATGTCGTATCTGTGCTGAGCAGTACCAGTAGGTTTGATGCCGCTTTCGTAGGTCTCAGCTTTTACTGGATTTGGTCTCTTAGGAGAAAGCGCGTAGCTAAGAGCTAAGGCAGCTATTGCGAATGCAGCCACCAACAGGAAGAGGACTCCAATAGGCACATAATCTGTTAGCATCCCCGTACCCCTCGAGAGCAAACACTGTTCACTTTGTGAATTATATCACAATCTCTTAAGCTGATAACCAGTCCATGGCAGTTATACCACTACAGAACTAGCTTTTCCAGTTAGTCATGTTACAAGGAGATTTTTATCGCTAGCTTACAGACCCCTGCCAACGGAAGTGCGTCTTGTACAAATCTATGTCTTTCTCAAGTTCTCTTCTAATATCCAGAGTGATCTCTCCTGAATCCCTCTTACCGATGCGATTGCCGTTTATATTGTCAACACCTAACACGCCTATCACCGAGTTAGTTATGAACACTTCATCAGCGGAAAGAAGATCCTGTAAGGACACTTTTCTCTCTATAACAGATAGCCCAAGGCGATGACATAGCCTATCCAGTAGTACCCTCCTCACAGTTCCATTCAGAACACCAGCACTAGGTGGAGGGGTTATCAGTCTTCCTTCTTGCACTATGAAGAGATTCGCACTTGTGGTACAAGCAACCTCACCATTGGTATTGAGCATGACTGCATCATAAGCTCCCTTCTCAGAAGCTTCCATTCTAGCCAAGATATTATCAAGGTAGTTACAAGATTTGATACGAGAGGTAGGAGAGAGGTTATTGCGCGCTACCGACGATACTATGAGATTTACTCTACTTATATCTTCTCCCAATAAATGACTTTCGTACGGTGAGGCACTTATGACTATGGTTGGCTCAGGATTGGTAGGAGGCAGGATTCCTCGTTTACCTGTCCCGCGAGTAACTGTAATTCTTAATACTGCTTCGCTTAGTCCGTTAGCGGTAATAGTTTCACCTATGTAAACTAGTAGCTCATGGTCCCTATAATTAATAGGTATCTGCAGTAAGCTGCACCCGATCCTTAATCTTTCCAAGTGATGCTCCACATAGAGCGGTATACCGCTAGAAACTCTTATAGTTTCAAATACTCCATCCCCTAGAGTGAAACCTCGATCGCTCGGGCTTATTCCCACACAGGACTCCTCACTAAGCAAGATTCCATTGAGCCAGACCAGAGCACTCATCAGTTGATAGTTGCCCCCAGGGATGCGATTATCGTGTTAGCTTTGGCCATAGTCTCGTGATATTCTGCATCCGGATCAGAATCAGCCACTATACCACCACCAACTTGTAGCAAGAGTTTACCGGCATCGTAAATCATAGTTCTTATCACTATGCTAGTATCCATATCTCCAGTAAAGCTTAGGTATCCAATGCTTCCACAGTACACCCCTCTCCTGAATGGCTCAAGCTCTTCGATTATTTCCATCGCCCTTATCTTCGGGCATCCAGTAATGGACCCACCAGGAAAGGCTGCGTATAGGACGTCGAGTGAATCTAGGCCGCTCCTGATTCTTGCTCTTACGGTACTCACCATCTGCCATACATGGGAGTATCCCTCAATAGCAAACAGATCAGTAACCTTCACAGAGCCTATCTCAGCTACCTTCCCAAGATCATTCCTAAGCAAATCCACTATCATCAAATTCTCAGCCTTGTCTTTGCTGCTATTGCTTAGTTCCAAAGCCATCGCTTGGTCCTCATCAAGGGTGATGCCACGTGGCCTAGTACCCTTTATAGGCCTGGTCTCT includes these proteins:
- a CDS encoding complex I 30 kDa subunit family protein yields the protein MINTLQEIIPGAIEEVTVFRGETTIVVPVDRLIDIARTLRDNPAMQFNYLVDVTAVDWLGRTPRFDVVYHLYSIPLNHAIRMKVRVDDGQHVPSLTGLWELANWGERETYDMFGIVFEGHPDLRRILLPEDWQDGFPLRKDFPIGGYGIWAAENVPFR
- a CDS encoding NADH-quinone oxidoreductase subunit B; translation: MVVNTRNGNKRGNLLEATQRAIFGWARKSSLWPMTFGLACCAIEMMSASAANYDVMERSGMLFRPSPRQSDLMIVAGSVTLKMAPVLRRLYDQMPDPKWVISMGSCASAGGPYPTYSHLQGVDKVVPVDVYVPGCPPVPEALFYGILQLQGMIQRGDRQVKEAPIDPEPKLQPTR
- a CDS encoding NADH-quinone oxidoreductase subunit A, with protein sequence MLTDYVPIGVLFLLVAAFAIAALALSYALSPKRPNPVKAETYESGIKPTGTAQHRYDIRYYTVAMLFVLFDIEAIFLYPWAVVYDRIGLYGLVEMLLFIVLLIIAYAYAWRKGALEWS
- a CDS encoding aminotransferase class IV, producing MSALVWLNGILLSEESCVGISPSDRGFTLGDGVFETIRVSSGIPLYVEHHLERLRIGCSLLQIPINYRDHELLVYIGETITANGLSEAVLRITVTRGTGKRGILPPTNPEPTIVISASPYESHLLGEDISRVNLIVSSVARNNLSPTSRIKSCNYLDNILARMEASEKGAYDAVMLNTNGEVACTTSANLFIVQEGRLITPPPSAGVLNGTVRRVLLDRLCHRLGLSVIERKVSLQDLLSADEVFITNSVIGVLGVDNINGNRIGKRDSGEITLDIRRELEKDIDLYKTHFRWQGSVS